The genomic DNA GTGCTGGATGTGTCCAGCGACAGCTACCTGCCGCCCTCCCACACCCTGGGCATGGTCAAGATGATGAGCCAGACCGTGGAAAACCGGCTGATCCTCAACCTGTTTCGTGGTGAACACTTCCAGTTGACCTTCAACACCGGCCTGAACAACCTCGACAGTCAATGGGCCGGCCTGCTGATCTTCGACGAGAGCGGCCAGGTGCTGTCGGCCAACCGGCGTGCCGACAATTTGCTTGGCATCAGCCTGTCACGGGTGCAGATCGACAGCCTGTTCAAGGTCTCGCTGCTGGAGTTGCTGAACCAGCCGGAAGGCTTGCCGTTTTCACTCCAGGCGGCAGGCCGCAACCGCTTTCAGTGCTTGTTGAAACGCCCGAAGAAAATGCCGGTGCAGGCACGGGTGTTCAGCGCACCGAAACCCAGCGAACCCCAGCCGCAAAAACCGGCCACGATTGGTCTCAATACCTTGCACTTTGGCGACACACGCGTGGAAAAGGCCGTGCGTCAGGCCGAACGCCTGCTGGAGAAAGATATTCCGTTGTTGATCCACGGCGAAACCGGCGTGGGCAAAGAGGTGTTCGTCAAAGCCCTGCACCAGGCCAGCTCGCGCAGCCGTCAGGCATTTATCGCGGTGAACTGTGCGGCGATTCCGGCCGAGTTGGTGGAATCGGAGCTGTTTGGCTACGAAAAAGGCGCGTTTACCGGTGCGAACCAGAAAGGCAGCATCGGCCTGATCCGCAAGGCCGACAAGGGCACGCTGTTTCTCGACGAAATTGGCGACATGCCGCTGCCGACCCAGGCGCGTCTGCTGCGGGTGTTGCAGGAGCGCTGCGTGCAACCGGTAGGCAGCAGCGAGTTGTTCCCGGTGGATTTGCGGATCATCTCCGCCACCAACCGCACGCTGCGCGAATGGGTGCAGGCCGGGCGGTTTCGTGAGGATTTGTACTACCGCATCGGCGGCCTGACCCTGGAGTTACCGCCCCTGCGCGAACGCACGGACAAGCGCGCGCTGTTCCAGCAACTGTGGCAGCAACACCGCGAGCCCACCCAATGGGCCGGGCTGAGCAACGAAGTGCTGGCGCTGTTTGAGCAACACCCGTGGCCGGGCAATTTGCGTCAGGTCAGCAGCGTATTGCAGGTAGCGCTGGCGATGGCCGAAGAACAGCCGATCCGCCCGGAGCATCTGCCGGATGACTTTTTTGTGGATCTGAAAGAAACACCGCTGCCCGCCCACGAATTCGTGGACGACAGCATTGACCTGACCCAACGTCTGAAGGCAGCAGGCGGGAACATTTCCCACCTTGCGCGGGAATTGGGCGTCAGCCGCAATACCCTGTACAAACGCCTGCGCCAGAACCAAGGCTGACTTAGCGCGGTTTGACCACCACCAGCAGGTCGGTGAAGTACTCGACCCGGATCGGCAGGTTGTCGGCAAGTGCCGCAAGGGCCGCCGCCGTGTCATCCAACTTGAATACGCCGGACACGCGCAAGTTTTGCAGGGCCTGGGGGTCGAAGCGCACCAAGCCGTGGCGGTAACTGGCCAGGGTTTGCAACACCTCGCTCAAGGGCTGGTCATTGACCTTGAGCAGGCCGCATGTCCAGGCGGCCGGGTCTGCATTGCCGATGGGTTGTGGCGGTGCGGCGCGGCCGTGATCGAGGACCGAACGCTGGCCGGCCGTAACCTTGACCCCTTCGCCGGCTTCACCTTTGACCGCCACCGTGGACTCGATCACGCTCACCACCGTAGTGCCATCCCCCGCGCGCTTGACCAGATAACGGGTGCCCAACGCGGTGGCCGTGCCTTGATCGGTGCGTACCACGAATGGCCGCAGTGCGTCCTTGGCCACGTCCACCCAGAGTTCGCCTTGCAATAATTCAATGACGCGTTGGTGGCCGTCGAACTTCACGTCCGCCGCCGAATTGCTGTTGAGCTGCAACTGGCTGCCGTCTTCCAGCACCACCTGGCGGCGCTCGCCGACCCCGGTGCGCTGGTCGGCCATCCACACGGGCAGGTGCTGCAGGCCAAGCCAGCCGCACAGCACCACACCGAGCACTCCAAGCACCTGGGTGCCGCGCGAACGCCGTGGAGCAAAGGCCCGGTTCAGGGCCATGCGCGCCGGGCGCGCGGGCAAGGTGTCGAAGTTACCCCACAAGGTACGCATGCGTTCGATGGCGACGGCGTGGCGCGGGTCGGCCTCGCGCCAGGCATCAAAGGCCTGGCGGTCGGCGTCGCTGAAGGCCTCGTCGTGAAGACGGGTCAGCCAATTCGCCGCTTGCTGAATGATCTGTTCCGAACTCATCACAACGGGTCCGCGCCATGCAGGCTGTGGTAGCAGTGCACCAGGGCGGTGGCAATGTAGTTTTTGACGGTGCTGGAAGACACGTCCAGGCAGGTGGCGATTTCGCTGTACGTCAGGCCGTCGAGGCGGCTGAGCAGGAAGGCTTCGCGGGTTTTCGCGGGCAGGCCGGCGAGCATTTCGGTAATGCGTTCCAGGGCTTGCAGAGCCACATGGATGGCGGCCGGGTCGGGCATGCCGGCATCTTCAGACTGAATAACCAGGGCTTCCATGTAAGCTTTTTCGATACGCCGACGCCGGGCACCATCGATCAGCAGCCTGCCTGCCGTAGTGGCCAGAAACGCGCGGGGTTCCTTGATATTTTGCGGCTCGGCCAGCATCAGCACGCGGATAAAGGCGTCGTGGGCGAGGTCGGCGGCATGTTGGGAACACCCGAGTTTTTTGCGCAGCCAGCCGTGCAGCCAGCCGTGGTGTTCGCTGTACATTGCCGTGAGGGTCTGCTGACGGGCGCAATCGCCCGACGCGGCCGGAATGTCATGCATGCGCAAAAACTTCTCAAATGGGAAATATTACCAATTGCGCGAACAATGCCAGTAAAACAGAATGGGAGCAAGGGGCCTGCGGGCCGCCTTGATGCCCCTCCCCTGGTACAAAGCCGAACCCGGTCAACAATGTGGGAGCTGGCTTGCCTGCGATCCCGGTGGGTCAGGCGAAGCCAATTTGGCTGATAAACCGCTATCGCAGGCAAGCCAGCTCCCACATGGATAGCGGTGTTTGCCACGCCGACTCTTAACGCCAGCTCCACGACACACCGGTATAAATTCCGCGCCCGTCTGCCGGGGTTGAACGGGCGGCGTCCAGGCCTTTGTCGTCGTATCCGGGGGTGACGGTGTTGGCATAGCGCCGATTGGTAAGGTTGCGCAGGTCGACCCAGGCTTGCCAGTCCTGCTTGGGCGCGTCGTAGCCAAAGGTTGCACCCAGGGTGGTGTAGGACGCGGCGTAGTAAGAATTGGCGTAATCCACTGCCACTTTTGACGAATGCTCGGTGTTGAAACTGGTGTAGAAACCGGTCGGATGGCTGTAGCGCAATTGCGCCTGGTAATAGTGTTTGGGGATGCCCGGCAAGGTGTTATCGCCGAAGCGGTCGTCATCGCGGTAATGGAAGTCGCTGTAGGTATAGGCCTGACGCAAGGCGAGCTGGCCATTGCGTCCACCGTCCCATAACGGGCTGAGCAGGCTCAGTTCGACGCCTTGGTGCACAGTGGGGCTGGCGTTGGCCTCAGCGACAACCGCGTTGCTGGTCGGGGTTTGGGCCTGGGTTTCGACGGTGAGCAATTCATGGCGCACCTCGGAGCGGTACAGCGCCAGATCCCACTGGCCGAACTCAAGTTCCCCGCGCCCGCCGACTTCCAGGGTGGTCGCGGTTTGATTGCGCAGGTTCACGCCCTCACGCGCCAAACCCTTCGCAGGGCCACTGGCAAAATACTGGTTGGAACCCCAAATCATCGACCACGCATGCGGCGGCTCGACCGAGCGGCTGAGGTTGCCGTACACCTGCAACTGCGGGGTGAAGTCGTAGCGCAGGCCGATGCGTGGCGCGTAGTCCCAGTCGTGTTGGCGGGTAGGCGAGTGAGTGTCCGGGTAGGTCACCTCGGTTTCACGGCGGGTGTAAATCGCCGCCAGGCCAGTGGTCAGCCACAGGTCGGGGACCAGTTCCAGGTCGTTGCCGATGTGCAGCACGGTGTCAGAGCCGAGGTAACTGTAATCCCGGGTTTTGGTACCGGGTGCGTAGGTCGCGGTATTTCCGGCAGGTGTACGTACATATTCCGACGCACCGTTGTTCGGCATCGCCTGGGTAGTGCGCAGCCCAAGCGTGGTTTTGCTGTCATGACCAAACAACGTGTCTTGGCGAATGTAATTCAGGGTACTGCTGATGTCGGTGTAAGCGACTTTGAGGCGGTTGCTGCCTTCGCGCAGGTCCATCGGGTAGTCGTGATAGGCCAGCCCGACTTCGACGCGAGCGTTGTCATCGAGCTGCAGGGTGGTTTTGTTGGCGATCCAGGTAGACCCCGGTTGCAGGCGTTTGGAATCGCGGGCGACGTTCAGGCTGGGGGCGGCGCGCGGGTCGTGGCTGATCTGGTAGCGGGTCAGTTTGCCGGGCGTGTCGTTGGTGGTTTCGCGGTAGCGAAAGTAGAAGCGCGTTTCCAGGTCCGGGTTGAAACGGTAGCCGAAGTTGGCGGCTACGCCCTTGTCGGTGCCGGCGCTCTGGTGCTGGTAGCCGTCGGATTCCGAGTCGGTGAGGCTGATGTAGTAGTCGGCATCGCCCAGCACCTGGCCGGAGCTGATTTCGCGCTGGGCGTAACCACGGCTGCCCGCCTCATACCGCACCTGCAATTTGGGCGCGTCATAACCGGTGCGGGTCACGTAGTTGACCGAGCCGCCCAACGCCAGCGCCCCCTGATCAAAGCCATTGGCGCCGCGCAGCACTTCAACCCGGCTCTGCCACAGCGGGTCCTTAAGCTCGTAAGGCGTACCGCCCGGGCCGGTCAGCGGCAGGCCGTCGAACATTTCGTAGAGGCCGGACCCGTGGGCGCCGGGGCTGCGGTTCAGGCCCGAACCGCGAATTGACAGTTTCACCCCTTCATTGTTGGCCGCCTTGGCGTACACCCCGGCCTGGTACTTGAACACCTCTTCATTGGTGCTCACCCGCCCCTGCTGCACGCTGTTCATGTCAATGAAATTGGTACCGCCGGGCACACTTCCGAGTTGTGCCTGTGCCACTTCACCGGCGCTGGCTTCGCTGCTGGTGACTTCGACCGGGGCCAATTGCAGTGCTTCGGCCTGGGCCAGTGACGTGAGGGTCAAGGCGGCAAAAAGGAGCGGAGGTTGACGCAACAGCATGGGGAAAATCCTTGGCATTCAGGGGCGTAGCGGGCAACAGCCGGGCACGCGAACTGTGATGGGAAGTCGGGCATGCCGCTCGGGTCACTCCTGATGAACGGACCAGAGCCTTCCCACAACAGCGTCGGACGGGGTTTTAATTTTTGTCCGACGTTAAAAGCCAGCAAGCTAACCCGCTTGAAAAAGCCCCGGCTCAAGGGCCTGCATGAACTCCTGCGCCTCGGAACCCGGTGTAAACCGAAAGCCCTGCATCTCGTCGCAGGCCAGAATTTCCAGCAGTGTTTCGCGTAACTGTGATTCTGTCGGCGAGGTTCGCAGCAGTTTGTCCGCCCGCAATAACAATTCGGCGGGAGCGCCCCGGGCACTCGCCACATCGATCACGGCAAACAGGATAAATCGCAGGCGAACTTCGCGTTCAGTGGGCCAAACCGTTTTTTGCTTACCCAAGGCAGGCACTCGACATTAGGAAAAGTCCGAGGCTATTGCCGCCCACGGGGTGTTTCAACAGACGGGGCGCAAGATAGGCCAAGTCCTACAACTGAACAGGAATTACCCCACTTCAGAGGCACGACACACAAAGCCCCAGCCCTTGCAGCACCTTCAGCAGCAAGAAATCCCACGCTCGACGCAAGAAACCACCCTCTTCCACGGCGTCCATCACCACCAGCGGCGTTTGCGCGACCGACTTTCCGCGCACCTGAACATCGATGACACCGACCACCTGGCCCTTCTGCAGCGGCGCTGTCAGCACCGGCTCGCTCAGAACGGCTGTGGTTTGTACGTCGTCGGCCAGGCCATAAGGCAGTACCACCGCGCCCTGGGTTCCAGCGTTCAGCCTTACCACTGACGTTTCGCCCATCCAGACGCGTTTGCTTGCGTAAACCTCATCCGGCTTGACTGCGACTCGCCGCTCAAAAGCACGTGCCCCCCATTTCAGCAGCTTTTCCGACGCCTGGAATTGGGACCGCTCATCCGGTGCGCCCAGCACCACGGCGATCAGACGCATGTCGCCCACCACGGCCGAAGACACCAGGCCAAAACCCGACGCCTTTGAGTAGCCCGTCTTCAGACCGTCTACCGCGAGCCCTGTGTTCCATAACAACCGATTGCGGTTGTATTGGCGAATGCCCTTGTAGGTAAATTCGCGCTGCCGGTAGAGCGCATATTCTTCCGGCACATCTCGAATCAGCGCCTGGCTCAGCAGGGCCAGATCCCGCGCAGTGGTGAATTGCCCCTGCGCCTCCAGCCCATGGACCGTCTTGAAGCGCGTGTTGGAGAGCCCGAGTTTATCCGCGTAGTCATTCATCACCGCCACGAACGCGGCCTGCCCGCCGGTGATGTAATCCGCGAGCGCGATACAGGCGTCATTGCCGGACTGCACCACCATCCCCTTGTTGAGTGCATCCACCGTTACCCGGCTGCCCGGCTCAAGGAACATCAGCGCGGAGCCGCGAAGCTGCGGATTGCCCGCCGCCCAGGCATCGCGGTTGATGGTCACCTCGTCCGATGCACGCAGCGAATCGGCCTTGATGGCCTGGCCCACCACGTAACTGGTCATGATCTTGGCCAGGCTGGCGGGGTCGGTCTTTTCATCGGCGTTGGATTGCGCCAGTACTTTGCCGCTGGCGTACTCCATCAATATCCAGGAAGACGCCGCTAGGCGCGGTGGAGCAATAGACGCTTGAGCCCGTGCCCCCACCGCGTAAAACACCAGCCAACACACAAGCACGCCGCACCAATAATTTCGAGCAGATTCACTGTTATTCATAAACCCTGACAATCACTTTCCAAACATCATTCAACTCAAGTCTGGCAACTTGAGCACTTCAGCCGCGAAGCCCTTCAAACTCCAGCACCGCGCGCCGGTTCAGCCGGTAAGCCGCCTCGTCGTCACCCAACTGCACCGGGTAAAGGTCCGCGTAGGAAACCACTTGAACCTGCCCCACCAACACGCCCAACTCGACAAGGCGCGCACGAATGGCCCGGGCCCTGGCCTCGCCCAACACAATGTTGTCCTGAAACCCGCCGGCGTTATCCGTGTGGCCTTCCACCGTCAATTGCACCGACGGGTTATCGATCAACAGTTGCGCGACAAACTTCAGGCCCGCCTCACTTTCTTCAGGCGGCGCACTGCTGCCGGACGCGAAGTAAATGACATAGACATTCGCCGCCGCCTGCTCATCCGACAGCCGCTGCAATTGGCTGTGCGCCGCCTGGTTGAATTCGCTGATCGACAGCAAACGCGCGCGTTCGGCCTCTTGTGCCGCGCTGGAACACCCCTGCAGCAGCACACACAGAGCAAACCACGCCCCCGTCTTCATCACCTTGAACACATTTACCTCTCGGTATTAACCGGCCCTTCAATTGAGCCGAAATACTGAAGACCTGTAAGATATAGATCAACGCGCAACATGGACTATCTGATATGAACTTCATTGATATCGATGACATCGACCTGAACCTGCTGAGAGTCTTCGAAGCCTTGATAGAGGAAGGCGGTGCCAGCCGGGCGGCGATTCGTCTGGGGGTGACGCAGCCGGCAATCAGTGCTGCGCTGGCACGCTTGCGACTGGTTTACGCCGACGCGCTGTTTGAGCGAACGGGGCGCGGGTTGCGGCCGACGGTGAAGGCCAGCGAACTGGCGCCGCTGGTCAGTGAAGCCTTGAGCCGGTGCCGCCAGGCCCTGTCATTGTCCATTGAAAGCAACAATATCGAGGGGCGCACCATCACCGTCGGCTTGTCGGATGACAGTGAAATAGCGTTGGGCCAAACCCTGCTTTCACTGGTGAACGATCGCCTGCCGGGCCTGCGCATCGTGTTTCGGCAAACCCACAGCGGGTTGGTCGAAGACATGCTGATGCGTCAGCAGGTGGATATCGCGATAACGGCTGGCGGCCTGTCATCACCGCTGATCACCCGCCAACGCTAGGGCCAAGGCAACTATCTGTGCATCACGGCCAAAGACAACACCGTGCCGACCACGGCCGAAGAGTATGCCCGCAGCCCGCACCTGCTGGTGTCGTCCGGCGGGTTTGTCGGCATTGTCGACGAAGGCCTGGCGGCGGTGGGCCTTAGCCGGGCGTTCAAGGCATCCACGTCACATTTTGCAGCGGTGCCGTTTTTGCTGTCCGGCTCCGACCTCCTGACCACCGTGCCCACCCACGCGGCCAGGGCCATGGAAAAAATCACCACACTGAAGACGTTTCCCTGCCCTGTGCCGCTGCCGTCCTACGAACTGGTGGTTGGCACCCGCGTAGGCAGCAAACACGATCAGGCGCTGAAAGTGCTCAAGGCATTGATCGTGGAAGCCGGCCAGCGCTGTTTCTTCCTCAACCAATAGCGTTATTGCACGGGCAGGAAGTTCATCAATAACAGGCTCTGCGCGTAATTGAGGCCGATGCGCCGGTAGCGCTCATCCAGCATCTGGGTCAGCAGGTCCAGGCGTGCGACGATCTTGCCGAACTCCACCGCAAAACTGAGGTTGCTGCCCTCCTCCGAAATCTCGTTGGAAAACAACAGCAACACGCCGTTGGCGTCCTGGCGCTGGCCCAGCAGCCAGGTGGCTTTTTCGATGTTGCGCGCCGCGTTGCTGACAAATTGCGGGTTGATCGAGTCGGTCATGTAAAACTGCGTGCGCCCGCCGTGGGCGGTCACGAGCATGCTGCCGATCGCATAGATGAAGGCGCCCACCCGGTCGCCGCGAAAGTCCGGGCTCAATGAGTAGCTGAGTGCCGCCAGGTCGCGCCGTTCGCCCAGGGCCGGCAGTGGCTGGCGATTTTCGATGGCCTTGCGAATTTCCCGCGCCGCCGTCACGGCATCCGGGTAACCCGACTGACGCCACTGGTTGGGGTTGCGCAAGTACAACTTGCTCATCAAAAGGTAGAGGCTTTGCAGGTTATCGCGCATGCCCAGGGTCGCCATGCGGTCGACGCTGGTCTGGAAAAATTCATCGGGCTTGCCGTCGCTGAATTGCCGGGCAATATCGCGACCTTGTTGCCCGCTGCAACCGCTGACGCAGAGCAGCAACAGCGCTGCCAGCCACAACGGCCATCGGGCGGGAAAAGCAGTTGACGTTCGATCCATCGGCACCAGATTCTGTCAGTTACGCGCTCAATGCGCAGGGTCGTGACAGGGATAGATCAAGAGATTGGCAAAAAGTGCAGCCACCACAGTTGGATCAGTAAAGCCTTACAGGCCCTGCGCAAACCGATGCAATGACGCAATCCTGTCGAATACTTGCCTGATCCTCCGGTTTTTCGCGCGCGGGATCGAAAGCTGCTGCCGCGTGGTCTAGAGTTTGACGATGTGCGCCCGTTGCAACGACAGGGCTCTGAATGCCGGGTTAGACGCCCACCATAAAAAAGAAAATAGCTGCACCCACCGATGATTAGCAGGTGAAAGCAATGGAATTACGTATTAACCAAAAGTCCTATCAGGTCGACGCGGACGCGGACACCCCGTTGCTCTGGGTGATTCGCGATGACTTGGGCATGACCGGCACCAAATACGGCTGCGGCCTGGCCCAGTGCGGCGCCTGTTCGGTGCTGGTAGACGGCAATGTGGTGCGCTCCTGCGTCACGCCGGTGGCCGGCGTGGTCGGGCGCGAAATCACCACCATCGAGGCCGTCGAAAACGACGACGTGGGCAAGCGCGTGGTCGCGGCCTGGGTTGAGCACCAGGTGGCGCAGTGCGGTTATTGCCAGTCCGGCCAAGTGATGGCAGCCACGGCGCTGCTCAAGCACACCCCCGCCCCAACGGATGCGCAGATCGAGGCGGCAATGGTGAACCTGTGCCGTTGCGGCACTTACAACGCCATCAAGACCGCCGTGCATGACCTGGCGAAGGGGACTGCGTGATGAACATGCCCAACGAACTACTCGAAGTCGCCGCCGGTGACCCGGTCAACCTGTCCCGCCGGCGCTTTCTGGCCAGCACCGCGGTCGGCGCGCTGGTGATTGGCTTTGGCCTGCCGCTGGGCACGCCAAGGGCGTTCGCCGCCACGCCCGCCGCCGCCGAACGCGGTACCCAGGTGCCGGCGTTCCTGGAGATTCGCCCCGACGGCAGCATTCGCCTGCTCAGCCCCTTTATGGAGGGCGGCCAGGGCACCCACACCGCCATGGCGCAGATTGTCGGCGAAGAGCTGGACGCCGACCCCGCCACCTTCATGGTCGAAAGCGCGCCGCCGGGTGAAGCCTACGTGGTGATGGAAAACGGCCTGCGCATTACCGGCGGCAGCATGTCGATCCGCATGAGCTACCCGACCATGCGCCGCCTCGGCGCCCTGGCACGCGCGATGCTGCTGCAGGCCGGTGCCGTGCAACTTGGCGTAGCGGTGGCCGAGTTGACTACCCAGCCTGGGCGTGTGGTTCACGCCGCGTCTGGCCGCTCGGTAGGCTACGGCGAGTTGGCCGGCCGCGCCCTGGACATGCCGGTGCCCGACCCGGCCACCATCACCCTGCGCGACCCGAGCCAGTTCCGCTGGATCGGCAAGCCGGTCAAACGCCTGGACGCCTACGACAAGTCCACCGGCAAGGCCCAATACAGCATCGACCTGAAAGTCGACGGCATGCTCCACGCCGCCGTGCAACACGCACCGCGCCTGGGCATGACCGTAGGCAGCTTGCGCAACCAAGCGCAGGTGGAAGCCATGAAAGGCGTGCACTCGGTGCACACCCTGCCCGGCGCTGTGGCCGTGGTTGCCGAACGCTGGTGGCACGCCAAGCGCGCCGTGGAAGCGATTCAGGTGGATTGGCAGGAAGCCGGCCCCGACTCGAAAGTGCGGGCCATGCCGGCGGACTTTTCCACCGACAAATACCGTGACTTTCTCGCCGCGCAGCAAGGCCCGGCCCGTGACGATGAAAACGAAGGTGACGTGGCCGGCACGCTGGCAAACGCCAAAACCAAAGTCGAAGCCACCTACCACAACCAATACCTGAACCACGCCCAACTGGAGCCGCCGTCGGCCCTGGCGCGTTTCAACCCTGACGGCTCGCTGGACGTGTGGCTGCCGAACCAGGCGCCGGACATGTTCCGCGCCGACATCGCCAAGCGCACCGGGCTGTCGATCGAGCAGGTCAACCTGCACTCGCCGCTGCTGGGTGGTTTTTTCGGCCGGCATTTCCTGTATGACTCGGCCAACCCCTACCCGCAGGCCATCGCACTGGCCAAGGCCGTCGGGCGCCCGGTCAAGCTGATCTGGAGCCGCGAGGAAGAGTTCCTGCGGGACGTGTTGCGCCCGTTCGCCGTGGTCAAGTTCCGCGCGGCACTGGACGACAAAGGCCTGCCGATTGCCATTGAAGCGGTGAGCGCCACTGAGGGCCCCACCGAGGCGTTGTCCGGCAAACAGGGTGACAAAGTCGACCCGACCGCCGTTGAAGGTTTGTCGGGCAAGGCCTACGCCATCGCCAACAAGCGCATCGCGCAGATCTACGTCAAAGGCCCGCCAATGCTCGGTTACTGGCGTTCGGTGGGTAATTCCCTGAATGACTTCTTCTATGAAGCGTTCCTTGACGAACTGGCCGACAAAGGCGGCCATGACCCGTATGAACTGCGCCTGCATTTGTTGCGTGACAACAAGCGGTTGACCACCTTGCTGCAGGCGGTGGGGGATTTGTCCGGCGGCTGGAAGCGCGGCCCCTACACCGCCGAAGACGGCACCAAGCGCGCGCGCGGCGTGGCCATGGCGTCGCCCTTTGGCTCGCAGGCGGCGGTGATTGCAGAAGTGTCGATCGAACACGGCCAGGTGAAGGTGCACCACATCTGGGAGGCCATCGACCCGGGCAGCGTCGTCAACCCGGCGATTGTCGAGGCGCAGGTCCACGGCGCCGTGGCGCTAGGCCTGTCGCAAACACTGGTGGAGGAAGCGGTGTACGTGGACGGCAAACCCCGCGCGCGCAACTACGACCTGTACCCGATCCTGCCGCCCTCGCGCATGGCGCAAGTGCACGTAAGGATTGTCGAGAGTGGCGAAAAAATGGGCGGCATCGGTGAACCGCCGTTACCCGCAGTGGCGCCGGCCGTGGCCAATGCAGTGGCGCAACTGACGGGGCAGCGTATCCGCAGCCTGCCATTGAGCCGGTACACCTTCGCCTGACCGACAAGGAACGCCCATGAACAACCCACGATTCGCAAGAACCGCAGGCTGGCTGGTGCTGGCCGGCGCGGTCGCCGCCGGTGTGCTGGCCTGGTATGTCACCCGCGAGCCTGTCTCACCGTTTGAAACACAACCTGCTGCCAGTAC from Pseudomonas tolaasii NCPPB 2192 includes the following:
- a CDS encoding xanthine dehydrogenase family protein molybdopterin-binding subunit, with the protein product MNMPNELLEVAAGDPVNLSRRRFLASTAVGALVIGFGLPLGTPRAFAATPAAAERGTQVPAFLEIRPDGSIRLLSPFMEGGQGTHTAMAQIVGEELDADPATFMVESAPPGEAYVVMENGLRITGGSMSIRMSYPTMRRLGALARAMLLQAGAVQLGVAVAELTTQPGRVVHAASGRSVGYGELAGRALDMPVPDPATITLRDPSQFRWIGKPVKRLDAYDKSTGKAQYSIDLKVDGMLHAAVQHAPRLGMTVGSLRNQAQVEAMKGVHSVHTLPGAVAVVAERWWHAKRAVEAIQVDWQEAGPDSKVRAMPADFSTDKYRDFLAAQQGPARDDENEGDVAGTLANAKTKVEATYHNQYLNHAQLEPPSALARFNPDGSLDVWLPNQAPDMFRADIAKRTGLSIEQVNLHSPLLGGFFGRHFLYDSANPYPQAIALAKAVGRPVKLIWSREEEFLRDVLRPFAVVKFRAALDDKGLPIAIEAVSATEGPTEALSGKQGDKVDPTAVEGLSGKAYAIANKRIAQIYVKGPPMLGYWRSVGNSLNDFFYEAFLDELADKGGHDPYELRLHLLRDNKRLTTLLQAVGDLSGGWKRGPYTAEDGTKRARGVAMASPFGSQAAVIAEVSIEHGQVKVHHIWEAIDPGSVVNPAIVEAQVHGAVALGLSQTLVEEAVYVDGKPRARNYDLYPILPPSRMAQVHVRIVESGEKMGGIGEPPLPAVAPAVANAVAQLTGQRIRSLPLSRYTFA